The proteins below are encoded in one region of Pirellulales bacterium:
- a CDS encoding class I SAM-dependent methyltransferase: protein MASGNPSAAESVRHQYEAFPYPPRDPADERKRLRRTYIDTLEVINHYLFGGRRDFRQGIRVLVAGGGTGDSTIHLAEQLRGLPGEVVYLDLSRASLEVARQRAEIRGLTNLHWVNGSLTELPRLGLGKFDYINCCGVLHHLPEPEAGLAALRGALADGGGLGLMVYGRYGRTGIYQVQQLLRYLNADHPDADIKLDRTRQCLRSLPASNWHQRGKQLFLETEMSSDADLYDLFLHAVDRAYSVPELHDFLRTAGLHWIEFTPELRTRYEPAMVLGDPELIAAAAQRPLVEQQAIAELAIGSIMRHEFFASPDADAAASCDDLEQVPFFSLAALTQGSVLAPGEWVLRFARTVELRTRASLAAQRVVELVDGRRTLGEIVQQLANELPGLGLPGAFQLVREVFDLLHKVDGLLLHRRDVPLARPLDADDPRRVADLFSRVGG, encoded by the coding sequence ATGGCCAGCGGCAACCCATCAGCGGCCGAATCGGTCCGGCATCAATACGAGGCCTTTCCTTACCCACCTCGAGACCCGGCCGACGAACGGAAGCGACTGCGTCGAACTTACATCGACACGCTCGAGGTCATCAATCACTACCTCTTCGGCGGCCGCCGCGATTTCCGGCAAGGCATCCGGGTGCTGGTTGCGGGCGGCGGCACCGGCGACTCGACGATCCATTTGGCCGAGCAATTGCGCGGCCTGCCTGGCGAAGTGGTCTACCTCGACCTCAGCCGCGCTTCGTTGGAAGTCGCCCGGCAGCGCGCCGAGATCCGCGGATTGACAAACCTTCATTGGGTGAACGGTTCGTTGACCGAATTGCCACGGCTCGGCCTCGGCAAGTTCGACTACATCAATTGCTGCGGCGTGCTGCACCACTTGCCGGAGCCCGAGGCCGGACTCGCAGCCTTGCGCGGCGCGCTGGCTGACGGTGGCGGGCTGGGGCTGATGGTCTATGGCCGATATGGCCGCACCGGCATCTACCAGGTGCAGCAGTTGCTGCGCTACCTCAATGCCGACCATCCGGATGCGGACATCAAGCTGGATCGCACGCGGCAGTGCCTGCGGAGCTTGCCGGCGTCGAATTGGCACCAGCGCGGTAAGCAGTTGTTTCTCGAAACGGAAATGTCTAGCGACGCCGATCTGTACGACTTGTTTCTACATGCGGTCGACCGTGCTTACAGCGTGCCCGAGCTGCACGACTTTCTGCGCACGGCGGGCCTGCACTGGATCGAATTCACGCCCGAGCTACGGACGCGCTACGAGCCTGCCATGGTGCTTGGCGACCCGGAATTGATCGCCGCGGCGGCTCAGCGGCCGTTGGTCGAGCAGCAGGCGATTGCCGAGCTGGCGATCGGCAGCATCATGCGGCACGAGTTCTTCGCGTCACCGGACGCCGACGCCGCGGCCTCGTGTGATGACCTCGAGCAGGTCCCGTTTTTCAGCCTCGCCGCGCTGACGCAAGGCTCCGTCCTGGCGCCCGGCGAATGGGTGTTGCGATTTGCCAGGACGGTCGAGCTCCGGACGCGCGCGAGTCTGGCCGCGCAGCGCGTGGTCGAACTGGTCGACGGTCGCCGGACCTTGGGCGAGATCGTGCAACAGCTGGCGAACGAGTTGCCTGGCCTGGGGCTGCCCGGCGCGTTTCAGCTCGTTCGCGAGGTGTTCGATCTGCTACACAAGGTAGACGGGCTGCTGCTGCACCGTCGAGATGTCCCGCTGGCCCGGCCACTCGACGCGGACGACCCGCGCCGCGTCGCCGACCTTTTTTCGCGCGTCGGCGGATAG